In Deltaproteobacteria bacterium, one DNA window encodes the following:
- a CDS encoding four helix bundle protein produces the protein MKKQAYDLEERLLEYSVRIIKIVEQLPNTRTGNHVAGQLLRSGTSPYPNHGEAQAAESPKDFIHKLRISLKELREAQRWLKLIQHVPLIKKPELLDDILQETEELIKIFVTSIKTAEKKQK, from the coding sequence ATGAAGAAACAGGCATATGATCTGGAAGAAAGGCTGCTTGAGTATTCGGTACGAATCATAAAGATCGTTGAACAGCTACCAAATACCAGAACAGGCAACCATGTTGCAGGCCAATTGTTAAGATCGGGAACTTCACCTTATCCAAACCATGGTGAAGCTCAGGCAGCAGAGTCCCCAAAGGACTTTATCCATAAGCTTCGTATCTCATTAAAGGAGCTCAGGGAGGCCCAGCGATGGTTAAAACTTATTCAGCATGTACCACTAATTAAAAAACCTGAACTATTAGATGATATTTTACAGGAAACAGAGGAATTAATTAAGATTTTCGTTACGAGTATCAAAACGGCTGAAAAGAAACAGAAATAG